The genomic window GTCTCAAATGCACGGGAATGAGAGTACAACAACCAAAGCTTTTTTTGATTTTCTCAACTTTTTAGCAGATTCTGACAACAAAGATGCTCAAGGTATTCTTAAAAATTGTACCATCTATTTTATACCGATGCTAAACCCTGACGGGAGTAATGCCTACACTCGTGTAAACGGTAATCAGGTGGACCTTAACCGGGATGCAAAAAATCTTTCTCAAAAAGAGAGTATATCTTTTAGAAAAACAGTAGAAAGAATTCAACCTGATTTCGCCTTTAACCTTCACGGGCAACGAACTATTTTTAGTGCGGGAGATACAAATGTACCAGCAAGCATTTCATTTTTGTCCCCTGCTGCAGACAAAGAACGATCCTTAACTCCTTCCAGAAAAGTCGCTATGCAGTTAATTGTTGAAATGAATAAAGTACTACAAGAGTTTATACCAAATGGGGTAGGCAGGTACGATGACGGCTTTAATGATAATTGTACGGGTGATACCTTAGCCATAATGAACGTACCTACCATTTTATTTGAAGCCGGTCATTACCCAAAAGATTACAAACGGGAATACACCCGAAAGCTCATATTTTATGCGTTGCTTATTGGAATTACTACTATTTCTAATCAATCCTATAAAACCATAGATGAACAACGGTATTTTTCAATCCCGGAAAACGGTAAAAATTTTAATGATATTCTTATCCGCCAGGTGTATTTAAAGGAAAAGTTAGTGGATATTGCCATACAATATGAAGAGCAATTGTACGGAAAACAGTTACAATTCATTCCGAAAATAGTTAAAATTGGAAATCTAGAAAATTTATTTGGTCACCGGGAAATTCATGGAAATCAACGTGTAATAAGGCACGAAAACGATACAGTACAGGTTGTTGAAGGAGTTAAGATGTTAAATTTCTTCCTAAATGATGAATTATTCTCAACAGAACCAACAAAAATTTAAATTAAGATGTGCAATAAGTTAATTTTTCTGTTATTTTTGCAAAGAATTAATTGGGAAATTATATAACCACTTATGGCAAAATTTAAATTAGACGAAGTTGATCACCAGATTCTGGATATGCTAATCGAGAATACCCGTACCCCCTTTACGGATATAGCAAAAAAATTATTGATTTCGGCAGGAACAGTTCACGTACGTGTAAAGAAAATGGAAGAAGCGGGGATAATCGAAGGTTCTTCATTAACCCTTGATTATAAAAAATTAGGATATTCCTTTATTGCTTACGTAGGGATATATCTCCAAAATACATCTCAAACTAAATTTGTTTTACAACGAATTAACGAGATACCGTTTGTAACCGTAGCGCACATAACTACTGGTAAGTTTAATATTTTCTGCAAGGTACGGGCAAAAGATACCAACCATGCAAAAGATATTATCTTTAAACTGGATGATATTGATGGTGTGTACAGAACCGAAACGATGATTTCTTTAGAAGAAAGTATCAACGATAAAAAACGTTTGATGCATTCAATCTTTCAGGAATTATAATGTTTATATATGCATATAACATCAACCCTTTAAGAAACCTTAGAGGGTTTTTTTATGAACAAATAGCCAGTATTAATTACTTTTATTACAACTTTATAAAGCACTATGGCCAGATTACCTAAAGTAGAAAGATTCAATCATTATGTATTAACCAAGTACGAAATTTACAACAGTATTTTTATGACACTCCCATTTGATTCAGTGTCAAATACTGGGGTATTGCTACCACTGTTTAAGAGTATTTGTGAAGAAGGGTATAAAAAAGAGAATAATCCTACGGAGATTGTCAATACGTTTTTTGACGTTTATCAGAACAAGCCTTCCTCAAAAGAGAAATACGATCTATTATTTCGTTTTATCCAATATATTGAACGTCAGGTAGTATTATTTGATGCTATTGAAGATGCTGCTTTTCCAATCGTAAATAATATGGAAGGCAGGGGAACCCTTAGAAGCATTAAAGAAGAAGCACAAGCAAAAGGACAGGTAACTCGATTGCAGGATTATTTGAAAACCTTTAAAATTCGACCTACCTTAACGGCACATCCTACTCAGTTTTATCCGGGTACGGTACTTGGGATTATTCATGACCTGGACACCGCCATTCGAGAGAATAATTCTCAGATGATTAAAAAGCTGTTAGCGCAGTTAGGTAAAACCGCTTTTTTTAACAAAGAAAAACCAACACCTTATGATGAAGCAGTAAGCTTGATTTGGTATCTGGAAAATGTATTTTATCACGCGGCTAGTACTATATTCGATTACGTACAACGCAATATCTTTAAAGGAGATGATTTACATAATGATCTGATCAACTTAGGCTTTTGGCCGGGGGGTGACCGGGATGGAAATCCGTTTGTAACTACAGAAACTACGATTAAAGTAGCCAAACGATTGCGTAAAACCATCCTGATCAACTATTATCGGGACATGCGTAAGCTAAAACGAAGAATTACGTTTGGAAACCTGCAAAATAAATTGGCTGAGTTGGAAACCGCCCTGTATAATAATTTCTATTACAGTAAAACTTCAGATCGTTTATCTATGGATACCTTGTTAAACGGACTATTAGAAGTGCGAGACGAACTGATTGAAAAGCATCAGTCCTTATTTTTGGAGGAACTGCAAAGTATGATTAATAAAATCCGAATTTTTGGGTTTCACTTTGCTACTTTGGATATCAGACAAGATTCAAGGGTACACCATAAGGTTTTACTAAATATAGTAAGCAGAACGCAGGAATTAGGACTAGATATTTTTCCTAAAGATTATACTGATAAATCCGAAGAAGAACAAATTGAAATCCTTTCTAATTTAAAGGGTAGTTTAGACCCTTCACAGTTTGATGAAGATATTACCCGAGGTACCTTAGAGTCTATTTATGCTATAAAAACCATTCAGGAAAAAAACGGCGAACGTGGCGCCCACCGATATATTATTAGTAATAATGGAAGTGTATTAAATGTCATAGAAACTTTTGCTATGATTCGTTTATGCGATTGGGATGAACCTACAGTAGACGTCATACCTTTATTTGAAACCGTACCGGATTTAAAAATTGCTCATGAGGTGATGGAAGCTTTATACACCAATCCATCTTATGCTGCACATTTGAAAAAACGTGGTATGAAGCAAACTATTATGCTCGGTTTTTCTGATGGAACTAAAGACGGTGGCTATTTAATGGCAAACTGGGGTATTTTTAAAGCAAAAGAAGCCTTAACCGAAATTTCAAGAAAATATGATGTTAAAGTGGTATTTTTTGATGGTAGGGGAGGCCCACCAGCACGAGGAGGCGGAAATACCAATCAGTTTTACGCATCATTAGGTCCGACGATTGAAGATGAAGAAATACAGATTACCGTACAGGGACAAACTATTAGTTCCAACTTCGGGACTTTAGATTCTTGCCAGTACAACCTGGAACAAATGCTAGGGGCAGGGGTTGAAAATGCTATGACCAATAATGAGAGCAATTTATTTTCAACTGAAAATAAAGTAACCATGCAGGAGTTAGCGGATATAAGCTATCAAACCTACGTGGATTTTAAAAGTCATCCGAAGTTTTTACCGTATTTGGAGCATATGAGTACGTTAAAATATTACGGGAAAGCAAATATAGGAAGTCGACCTTCCAAAAGAAATACAGGAAGTACTTTAGAATTTTCGGATTTACGGGCCATCCCATTTGTAGGAAGTTGGACAATGCTAAAACAAAATGTACCCGGATTTTACGGGGTGGGTACCGCCATTAAAAAGTTGGAGGATAAAGGCGAGTTTGAACGTGTACAACAATTGTATAAAGATTCGGCTTTCTTTAGAACCTTGATTGCTAACAGTATGATGAGTTTGACCAAATCTTTCTTCGGATTAACTTCTTATATGAAAGATGACGAAGAATACGGGCAGTTTTGGCATATTATCCATGATGAATTTGAACTAACTAAAGCGCTATTATTGAAATTAACCGGATATGGCGAATTAATGGAAAACGAACCTGCGGGGAAAGCATCTATCGAAATGCGGGAGAATATTGTATTGCCTTTGCTAACTATTCAGCAGTATGCTTTAAAGAAAATCCAGGAAATCAAAAGAGGAGGTGCAGATGACGCAGATTTAGAAATCTATGAAAAAATGGTCACCCGTTCTTTATTCGGAAACATTAATGCCAGTCGTAATTCAGCGTAGTAAACAATAAGCATTTTACATTACCATATAAAAAAGTTATCATTTTGGTAACTTTTTTATATTTGTAGTAAAGTATAATATTTAATAATATTTTCGAGAGGAACCTTAAAAGATTTTTAGATAAAACATAAAGATTGCGAGATTCAGTTAAAAATTTGGTATTGGGAAATGAATAATTCCAAATGGAAATCCATGAACCATTTAAAAAGCACATATCCGGATGCAAGTATTTTGAAAAATAATCGAGTTGTTTTTAATATAAAAGGAAATAATTATCGACTAATCGTACGTTTTAACTTTGATTATCAACTTGCCTGGATACGTTTTGTTGGCACACACGCAAACTATGATAAAATTGATGCAAATAAAATTTAGTTATGAAAATAGCACCTATAAAAAATAGTAGTGATTATAAGAAAGCCTTAGAAAGATTAGAGTTTATTTTTGAGGCTAAAAAAGATACCGAAGAAGGTGATGAATTGGAAATATTAGCTATGGTAATTGATAAATATGAATCAGAACATTTTCCTATAGATATGCCAGATCCAATTGCAGCAATTACATTTAGAATGGAGCAGCTAGGCTTGAAACAAAAAGATTTAGTCGAAATAATTGGTTTTAAAAGCAGGGTAAGTGAGATTATGAATAAAAAACGAAAACTAACCCTGGAAATGATTCGAAAGTTGCATAAAAAATTAAATATTCCCACAGAGGTCTTAATTCAAGAGTACTAATGAATTTAAACCAAGTTACCGTACCCTCCTTAAACCTTAAAAGAGCCGTTTCTTTTTATCAGAAGTTAGGACTGCGGTTAATCGTAGAATCAATACCTACTTACGCCAGATTTGAATGTCCTGAAGGTGATAGTACCTTTTCAATACATTTGGTAGAAAAGTTACCGGAAGGGGAAGGGGTTTATACGTATTTTGAGACTTACAGGTTAGATAAAGAAGTAGAAAAATTAGTTCAGGAAGGCATCACATTTTTAAGTTTACCAGAAGACAAACCCTGGTTATGGCGAGAAGATCGACTTAAAGATCCTGATGGTAATTTAATTATATTTTATCAAGCCGGAGAAAACCGAAAGAACCCTCCTTGGCGTATAACTACATAAAAAATGACCGGAATTGAAGAAGAATACAACGAAGTAGATTACAGTGATAAGAAATTACCACTGCAAAATTATGACGCTTGTATTTTTACCAATTGTAATTTTTCAGGTGCTAACTTATCTGCTATAGTATTTACCCAATGTTCCTTTTTCAATTGTAATTTTACCGGAGTTAAATTAAAAGAAACTTCTTTCCAGGAAGAATGTCAGTTTATCGAATCAAAACTGGTGGGTGCTGACTTTTCGATATGCAACCCCTTTATGATTTCATTTCAGTTTGACAATAGTAATTTGGAGTATAGTAGCTTTGCAAATTTAGACATCAAGCATACCACCTTTAAAAACTGTAATTTAAAAGAAGTGGATTTTACAGATAGTGATATTTCTAAAAGTATTTTTGCTTATTGTAATTTAGAAAAAGTCATTTTTGAAAATACTACTGGTACCGAAGTAGATTTTCAGACTGCAATGAATGTTCAAATTGACCTGGAAACTAATAATTTTAGGAAATCCATATTTAGCCGAAATAATATAGACGGGTTACTTTCAAAGTATAAGATTAGAATTCATTAGTGTCCGGTAAAGATTCAAGATCGCTATCGCTTCTAGAAACAAGAATCAAGACTAATCTTTATAGTGTTAAAAATCAATATTGTAATAAATATTTACGTTAAAGAACAAATTACTTTTAAAAAAGTGAAAAAGCAACCTCCAAACACTTTAAAGTTTGGAATTACCTTATTATAATATGCTTTCTAAACTTTTATCTATTTTAACCGAACACTAATGATTATAAATAATGATTAAAAACGAAATTCTTTTAGTGTCAATCAAAATAACGTAAGCAAAACAACAAAGTCTTCTTTATTGACTACTTTTCTTAAGCTGATTCATTACCTTCTGTAAACGATCTATACTTTGATAAATTTCTTCGGTAGTAAGGCAGGCAAACCCCATTCGGATTCCTTTACTTGTAACAGCATCACCATAAATTAAATAATCCGATGAAAACGGAATATCAAGTGCTTTTGCCGAAGCCATAACATTATCCCAGGTGTACGTATCGCGTAACAATACCCAAACCGCCATGCCGCCTTCAGGTTTAGTAAAATTGAAAAACTTACCACATTGTTCAGAGAGAAGTTTGCAAAACAGGTCCCGACGTTTCTTATAAATTTTACGTACTTTTTGGATATGTCGATAAACATCTCCGTTTTTAATAAGAATACTAATTACATGTTCTAAGATAGTATCCCCTTGCCGATCAATAATACTTCGCAAGTGTGCAGCTTCTCGAATAAAATCAACGGGTCCAATTAAATACCCGATTCGTAGCGCAGGAGCTATAATTTTAGTAAACCCTCCCAGGTACAGCACATTTCCGGTTTCGTCACTACTAGCCAGGGGTAGGATAGGAGCGTTGTTATAATGAAAATCATAATCATAATCATCCTCAATAATAGCAAACTGGTATTGTTGTGCCAACTGTAGCAAGTGCATCCTTCGCTGAGGGGATAAGGTAACGGTAGTCGGATAATGGTGATGCGAAGTTACATAAACTGCCTGTATAGGTTGAGTTTTACATAAAGTTTCAATCTCTTGGGTATTTAATCCATCTTTATCAATACTGACTGTTTTTACCTGACCACCGCAATACGTAAAAGTGTCATTAGCCGTATTATAATTGGTATTTCCACAGATAATTATTCTGTTTTTCAAAAGTAGTTGTCCTGCCAGGTACATACTCATTTGACTTCCCCGGGTAATCAAAATTTGATCGTAAGTAATATGAAGGCCCCGGGTGGCGTTTAGATATACCGCCAATCTTTTCCTAAGTTGAAGGTTTCCGTAGATAGAATTATATTTTAATAAATGCCGATTGTAACTTCGCTTCATGACATCCCGATATACTTTTGATATTTCATCAATAGGAACTAAACGGTGATCCGGAACACCATCTGCAATTAGGTTAATTTTTTTATCAAGAACTTCAGGTTTTTGATATAATAAATCATTTTTAAGAAAATCAAAAGAAGCGTATTCACTGTTATTTTTTTGATGTATAGGTTGTTTAAAACTTACGGGTTGTACTACCGGAAGTTGCTTAGTGACAAATGTCCCCTTATTTACTATGGTTTCTATCCAGCCTTGAGCCTGGAGTTCAGTATAAACAGCAATAATGGTTTTTCGATGTAGGTTGAGTTCGTTAGCTAAAGTCCGGGATCCGGGAAGCTTTACACCCGGTTGGAGTTTTCCTGAGCGTATGAATTTAATAACTTGATGCGAAAGCTGAAGATAAACAGGTTCCTGTTTTTTACGATCGTAGGAAACATTTCCTTTTAATGGAAAAACCGGACTACTCATATATTACTATCTGGATGATTATGATAGTCCAAATCTACTGTAATTTTGACAAAAACTAATTACTATGTCATCCTATTCAGTAAATAATCTTAACAAAGTAATTCGAGGTAGTAAGAGAGCAACTTACAACATCGAAGAAATTGATGCCATTGCCGATGCTGGTTTTTTATGCCACGTTGGGTACGAATTTGAAGGTCAAACCATCGTGCTACCGATGGCTTACGGTAAAATTGGACAAACCTTTTACCTGCATGGGTCTTTAAAAAACCGGATGCTTACCAATTTAATAAGTTCAGGTAAAGCTTGCCTATCGATCACCCATTTGGACGGTTTGGTTTTAGCCAGGTCCGGATTTCATCATTCAGCCAATTATCGGGCAGCAACGATATTTGGAACAACCCGAATGGTACAAGATCGTGATGAAAAAATGAAGGCTTTAGAATCTGTAGTTAATCAAATGGTTCCGGATCATTGGGATACTTTGCGAGAGATGAATGAGAAAGAATTTAAATCCACCTTAGTAGTCGCTGTAGATGTTACTACTGCTTCCGCCAAGATCAGGGCGGAAGGCGTTATTGACGAAAAAGAAGATCAAAACCTTCCTGTTTGGGCAGGAGTAATTCCAATCAAACAAATAGCCGAAGCACCTATAACCGCTCCCGATGTACCCAAAGAGGTAGAAATTCCAGAGTCGGTCAAGGATTATGCTTCTAAGAATAGCTTTCTAAAATTATAAATTTTGGAAAGTTTCAACTTATGAAATATTGATTGGCCACTGTATTATCTAGTGACCATATTCAACGTTTGGTTTAAGAACGCCTCTTGTATGTTGCATTTGCATGCTAAATGCAGAAGATATAAACTGTTGTGTATTTTGCTTTTATTCAGTTGCCAAATCCACTTTTTGATTTAGCAACTCTACATTAAAGTTAACCTTTGCATTTAATGCTCTAAACACTTTTAAGATTGTTTCAAACCTTGCATCTCTCAAATTATTTTCAATTTTAGAAATCTGCGCTTTTTTTACTCCAATTAACTCTCCAAGTTGCGTTTGGGTTAATTTTCTTTCCTTACGAGCTTGTTTGATTGCTTCTCCAATAAAGTCAAGTCGCAATTCGTTTTCGTAAGCATTTCTTTTAGCTGTCCCTTTTTTACCAATATATTTATCTTTAGCTTCATCAAATGTGTATGTTTTCATCACTTCTTGTTTTTATCTTCAAAATATTTGTTCATTAATTCGGTCGCTTTGTCAATCTCTTTTTTCGGTGTTTTTTGAGTTTTTTTAATAATTCCGTGTGTTGCAACTACTATAGTCACTTTATTTTCAGTTTTATCCCAAAATGCAAAAAGTCGATATTGCTTTTTATTATACAAAGTCCTAAATTCCCAAATATCCGAAGTAAGCTTTTTAAAGAGGGTATTGTCCGTTTTAACTTTTGCTCTGTCAATGTTAAAGAGTATTTTCTTTTAAGACTTTTCTTCAAGTGTATTTAAGAAGTGAAAAACTTCTTCTAGAAATTCGACTTTAAATTTTACCGTCATTCAGATATTAGCTTATTACAAATATAAAAGTTTCCTTTTTAGCAAACAAATTTTGTCACATAAACGGTTTCAGCGTATTATAAACAACAATAGAATAAAAGTAATTACTTTAAACCACAATGTCACATCGAGTGCGCGAGGTACGAGCGTGTATCGAGATGCTCAATTTTGCCACTCGACCAGACGGTAGCATTATAAATAACTTCCTTAAATTAAACGTCACATCGAGTGCGCGAGGTACGAGCGTGTATCGAGATGCTTAATTTCGCCACTCGACCAGACGGTAGCATTACAGATAGTTTTGTTTAACCACAACATTACATCGAGTGCGCGAGGTACGAGCGTGTATTGAGATGCTCATTCTTCAGAATAAAACCACTCGACCAGACGGTAGCATTACAAGTAGCTTCGTTTAACTACAACGTCACATCGAGTGCGCGAGGCACGAGCGTGTATCGAGATGTTTGTGCTATGAAAGTAAGAGGTATAATTCAAAAAGGTCTCGATACAATTTTGTTCTTCATTCTTCAGAACAAAACCACTCGACCAGACGATAAATTTTATGTAGTGACATAAAGCACAACGTCACATCGAGTACGCGAAGCATGAGCGTGTATCGAGATGTTCACTCTTCAGAATAAAACCACTCGACCAGACGGTAGCATTACAGATAGTTTTGTTTAACCACAACGTCACATCGAGTGCGCGAAGCATGAGCGTGTATCGAGATGTTTGTGCTATTAAATAGATAATACAATAAAAGTAGTACTTATACTTCTAATTCTGGCGAAACGTAAAGCTTTAACGCCTAGCTTTAAAACTTCTTTTAGATTCTAACAATAATCCTTAAATTCGCGGCAGCAAAAAATCTTATATATGACTTCATACGATATTATTGTTTTAGGTAGTGGCCCCGGCGGATATGTTACGGCAATTCGAGCTTCGCAGTTAGGTTTTAAAACGGCGATTATTGAAAAAGAAAGCCTGGGTGGGGTATGTTTAAATTGGGGGTGTATCCCAACCAAAGCTTTACTTAAAAGTGCACAGGTATTTGAATACTTAAAACATGCCAAAGATTACGGATTAACGGTAGAGAAGTTTGATAAAGATTTTAAT from Aquimarina sp. ERC-38 includes these protein-coding regions:
- a CDS encoding phosphoenolpyruvate carboxylase, producing the protein MARLPKVERFNHYVLTKYEIYNSIFMTLPFDSVSNTGVLLPLFKSICEEGYKKENNPTEIVNTFFDVYQNKPSSKEKYDLLFRFIQYIERQVVLFDAIEDAAFPIVNNMEGRGTLRSIKEEAQAKGQVTRLQDYLKTFKIRPTLTAHPTQFYPGTVLGIIHDLDTAIRENNSQMIKKLLAQLGKTAFFNKEKPTPYDEAVSLIWYLENVFYHAASTIFDYVQRNIFKGDDLHNDLINLGFWPGGDRDGNPFVTTETTIKVAKRLRKTILINYYRDMRKLKRRITFGNLQNKLAELETALYNNFYYSKTSDRLSMDTLLNGLLEVRDELIEKHQSLFLEELQSMINKIRIFGFHFATLDIRQDSRVHHKVLLNIVSRTQELGLDIFPKDYTDKSEEEQIEILSNLKGSLDPSQFDEDITRGTLESIYAIKTIQEKNGERGAHRYIISNNGSVLNVIETFAMIRLCDWDEPTVDVIPLFETVPDLKIAHEVMEALYTNPSYAAHLKKRGMKQTIMLGFSDGTKDGGYLMANWGIFKAKEALTEISRKYDVKVVFFDGRGGPPARGGGNTNQFYASLGPTIEDEEIQITVQGQTISSNFGTLDSCQYNLEQMLGAGVENAMTNNESNLFSTENKVTMQELADISYQTYVDFKSHPKFLPYLEHMSTLKYYGKANIGSRPSKRNTGSTLEFSDLRAIPFVGSWTMLKQNVPGFYGVGTAIKKLEDKGEFERVQQLYKDSAFFRTLIANSMMSLTKSFFGLTSYMKDDEEYGQFWHIIHDEFELTKALLLKLTGYGELMENEPAGKASIEMRENIVLPLLTIQQYALKKIQEIKRGGADDADLEIYEKMVTRSLFGNINASRNSA
- a CDS encoding Lrp/AsnC family transcriptional regulator, which gives rise to MAKFKLDEVDHQILDMLIENTRTPFTDIAKKLLISAGTVHVRVKKMEEAGIIEGSSLTLDYKKLGYSFIAYVGIYLQNTSQTKFVLQRINEIPFVTVAHITTGKFNIFCKVRAKDTNHAKDIIFKLDDIDGVYRTETMISLEESINDKKRLMHSIFQEL
- a CDS encoding PLP-dependent aminotransferase family protein, which encodes MSSPVFPLKGNVSYDRKKQEPVYLQLSHQVIKFIRSGKLQPGVKLPGSRTLANELNLHRKTIIAVYTELQAQGWIETIVNKGTFVTKQLPVVQPVSFKQPIHQKNNSEYASFDFLKNDLLYQKPEVLDKKINLIADGVPDHRLVPIDEISKVYRDVMKRSYNRHLLKYNSIYGNLQLRKRLAVYLNATRGLHITYDQILITRGSQMSMYLAGQLLLKNRIIICGNTNYNTANDTFTYCGGQVKTVSIDKDGLNTQEIETLCKTQPIQAVYVTSHHHYPTTVTLSPQRRMHLLQLAQQYQFAIIEDDYDYDFHYNNAPILPLASSDETGNVLYLGGFTKIIAPALRIGYLIGPVDFIREAAHLRSIIDRQGDTILEHVISILIKNGDVYRHIQKVRKIYKKRRDLFCKLLSEQCGKFFNFTKPEGGMAVWVLLRDTYTWDNVMASAKALDIPFSSDYLIYGDAVTSKGIRMGFACLTTEEIYQSIDRLQKVMNQLKKSSQ
- a CDS encoding pentapeptide repeat-containing protein → MTGIEEEYNEVDYSDKKLPLQNYDACIFTNCNFSGANLSAIVFTQCSFFNCNFTGVKLKETSFQEECQFIESKLVGADFSICNPFMISFQFDNSNLEYSSFANLDIKHTTFKNCNLKEVDFTDSDISKSIFAYCNLEKVIFENTTGTEVDFQTAMNVQIDLETNNFRKSIFSRNNIDGLLSKYKIRIH
- a CDS encoding helix-turn-helix domain-containing protein produces the protein MKTYTFDEAKDKYIGKKGTAKRNAYENELRLDFIGEAIKQARKERKLTQTQLGELIGVKKAQISKIENNLRDARFETILKVFRALNAKVNFNVELLNQKVDLATE
- a CDS encoding type II toxin-antitoxin system HigB family toxin, which gives rise to MKHKDCEIQLKIWYWEMNNSKWKSMNHLKSTYPDASILKNNRVVFNIKGNNYRLIVRFNFDYQLAWIRFVGTHANYDKIDANKI
- a CDS encoding M14 family zinc carboxypeptidase — its product is MIAKQTYPLLHQKYMEPRMCGRYINYEIISPLIEQHSGMFLKQEVGTSEGGIPIDMLTIGSGEFKILAWSQMHGNESTTTKAFFDFLNFLADSDNKDAQGILKNCTIYFIPMLNPDGSNAYTRVNGNQVDLNRDAKNLSQKESISFRKTVERIQPDFAFNLHGQRTIFSAGDTNVPASISFLSPAADKERSLTPSRKVAMQLIVEMNKVLQEFIPNGVGRYDDGFNDNCTGDTLAIMNVPTILFEAGHYPKDYKREYTRKLIFYALLIGITTISNQSYKTIDEQRYFSIPENGKNFNDILIRQVYLKEKLVDIAIQYEEQLYGKQLQFIPKIVKIGNLENLFGHREIHGNQRVIRHENDTVQVVEGVKMLNFFLNDELFSTEPTKI
- a CDS encoding pyridoxamine 5'-phosphate oxidase family protein — translated: MSSYSVNNLNKVIRGSKRATYNIEEIDAIADAGFLCHVGYEFEGQTIVLPMAYGKIGQTFYLHGSLKNRMLTNLISSGKACLSITHLDGLVLARSGFHHSANYRAATIFGTTRMVQDRDEKMKALESVVNQMVPDHWDTLREMNEKEFKSTLVVAVDVTTASAKIRAEGVIDEKEDQNLPVWAGVIPIKQIAEAPITAPDVPKEVEIPESVKDYASKNSFLKL
- a CDS encoding VOC family protein gives rise to the protein MNLNQVTVPSLNLKRAVSFYQKLGLRLIVESIPTYARFECPEGDSTFSIHLVEKLPEGEGVYTYFETYRLDKEVEKLVQEGITFLSLPEDKPWLWREDRLKDPDGNLIIFYQAGENRKNPPWRITT
- a CDS encoding helix-turn-helix domain-containing protein, giving the protein MKIAPIKNSSDYKKALERLEFIFEAKKDTEEGDELEILAMVIDKYESEHFPIDMPDPIAAITFRMEQLGLKQKDLVEIIGFKSRVSEIMNKKRKLTLEMIRKLHKKLNIPTEVLIQEY
- a CDS encoding type II toxin-antitoxin system RelE/ParE family toxin gives rise to the protein MLFNIDRAKVKTDNTLFKKLTSDIWEFRTLYNKKQYRLFAFWDKTENKVTIVVATHGIIKKTQKTPKKEIDKATELMNKYFEDKNKK